The Haloplanus sp. GDY1 genomic sequence AAGACGCCAGATATCTCGTCGTCGGCGGACGAAAGCAGTCGCCCGTGGGGAAGGCCCTCTTCGGGAGCGTCACGCAGTCGATCCTCCTGAACGCCGACCGTCCGGTGGTCACCGTCATGGCCGAGGGCTGACGACGCCCGGTCAGTCCCACGAGCGCGCTCTCGACGCCGCCGCGACGTGGCGTGAGCGCCGTCTCCGCTTCGGTGACACGCCCCATTATGGAGAAACTTTTGCCGCTAGGGTCGTCTTTTGGGTGATGGGAGGTTGGGTCGGCAGTATGCCATACGAGGCCTACGAGAGCATCACGGCCGAGAAGGACGACGGAGTCGTCACGATCACGTTCCACCGCCCCGAGAAGTACAACGCACTCAGCACGGAGGTGTACATGGACCTCGCGAGAGCGTTCGCCGAGATCCAACTCGACCGGGAGGTCGACGCCGTGGTCATCACGGGGGAGGGCGACGACGCGTTCTGCAGCGGGGCGGACATCGGTCAGTACGCCGGATCGGCGGCGGAGCACGACCCGCGCCAGAAGGACCGCCAGCAGCACTTCTACGAGAGCGTCTACAGGGCGGCCTACGACCTCCACCCGCCCGTCATCGCGAAGATCAACGGCTACTGCGTCGGCGGCGGGCTGATCCTCGCCAGCTTCTGTGACCTCCGGATCGCGGTCGACGACGCGAAGTTCGGGGTTCCGACCACGGACATCGGCCAGATTCCGGGCGGCGGATCCACGTACCGCGTCACCCAGCTCGTGGGCGAGGCGAAGGTGAAGGAACTCGTCTACACGGCCGGCATGATCGACGCGGACGAGGCCAGGGACATCGGGTTCGTCAACCGGGTCGTCGAGCGCGACGAACTCGACGCCACGGTCGACGACGTCGTCGCCGCCATCCAGGACACCGGCCGACAGGCCGTCAAGAACTCGAAACGCGCGATCAACTTCAGCGCGAACGCGCCCGACATCGACACCGCCCGCGAGCGCGAGGCCGAGATCTGGTGGGAGCAGTTCGCCACCGAGGAGCGCGAGCGACTCGTCGACGAGTTCAACGAGTGATGCGGTCACGCAACCGCGCCGGAGGTCGACCTACGATGCGACACGAGCCCGTGAGCGGTCTCGACGACGTCCACTGCGTGGACACGAAGATGCTCGGCAACGACCGGCAGATGGCCGCCTACATCGTCGACGGCGACTCGACGGCCGTCGTGGATCCGGGGCTGTCGACGGGGAGACACCGGGTGCTGGACGCGCTCGACGAACTCGACATCGCCCCGGCGGACCTCGACGCCATCGTCCTCACGCACATCCACCTCGATCACGCCGGTGCCGCCGGCTTTCTGGCCGAACGGTGTCCGAACGCCGACGTCTACTGTCACGAGCGTGGGATCGAGTTCCTGGCCGACGAGGCGAAACTGGCCCGACTGATCGAGAGCGTCCACCGCGCGGTCGGCGACCTCGCGGACGAGTACGGAACCGCGAGGCCGATTCCCGAGGAGCGGTTCGTTCCGCTCTCCGACGGCGAGTCGATCGACCTCGGCGACCGGACGCTCCGGGCGATCGAGGCGCCGGGACACGCTCCCCACCAGGTCTGCCTCCACTCGCCCGGGGATCGGGCGCTGTTCACCGCCGACGAGTGCGGCGAGTACCTCCGGGGTAACCTCCTGCCGACGACGCCACCGCCCGACTTCGACCTGGCGGCGAACCACGAGACCCTCGAAACGCTGCGGGCGCTGGACGTCGAGACGCTACTTTACCCGCACTTCGGTCCCCGTCACGACGCCGCGGGAGCCTTCCGGGAGTACGCCGAGGTCCTCGACTCCTGGGTCGAGACGGTCCGGAACCAGTGGGAGACCCACGGCGATACGGACCGTGTGATCGAGGCGTTCGTCGCCGACGGGAGCGGACCGAAGTACCGCGTCTGGGACGGCCCGGTCGCCCGCGAGATCACCCGGATGGACGTCGAGGGGGCGCTGCGATACCTTCGGTGACCCGTCCGTCGGCGCGACGCCGCGCATCACCAATTTTTATTAGTCGGATGGTGGAACAGGGGGGTATGGGTTCGGAAGGCCCTCTGTCGGATCTTCGAGTCGTAGAGATGACAGTCCACCGCGCGGGCCCCTTCTGTGGGTCCCTCCTCGCGGACATGGGAGCTGAGGTGGTCAAAATCGAGCGACCGGGCGTGGGTGACCCCGCTCGAACGCAGGGCGTCGGCCCCGAGAACCGCTCCGCGTACTTCATGGTGAACAACCGCAACAAGATGTCGGTCGAACTCGACCTCAAGACCGAGGGCGGACGGGAGGCCGCACGCGAACTGGTCGACGAGGCGGACGTGTTCCTGGAGAACTTCGGACACGGCGTCGCGGACAAGCTCGGCCTCGACTACGAGACCCTCTCGGATCGAAACGAGGACCTCGTCTACGCCAGCATCAAGGGGTACGGAAAGACCGGTCCGAAGCGGGAGAAGAAGGGTCTCGACCTCATCCTGCAGGCGGAAGGGGGGATCATGAGCGTCACCGGGCCCGAGGGCGGCGAGCCGGTGAAGGTGGGACAGGCCGTCGGCGACCTGACCGCAGGGCTGCTCGCCACCGTCGGGGTGCTGGCGCGCCTCCACGAACGCGAGCGTACGGGGACCGGCGGACAGTTCGACGTCGGCCTCTACGACGCCATCGTGAGCCTCATGAACGAGTACATCACCACGTACTCGATGAACGGGGAGGTCCCCGGACCGCAGGGTCGCTCCCACCAGTTCACCGTCCCGTACCAGCTGTTCGAGACGGCCGACGGACACGTGGTGACGGGCGTCCCGAGCGACGAGCGGTGGGACGACTTCGTGGACATGCTCGGACGGGAGGAGATCCGCGAGTTCCGGACGAACGAGGAGCGATACGAGAACAGCGAGGAGGTCATCGGCGTCATCCAGGAGGAGTTCGCC encodes the following:
- a CDS encoding enoyl-CoA hydratase/isomerase family protein, which codes for MPYEAYESITAEKDDGVVTITFHRPEKYNALSTEVYMDLARAFAEIQLDREVDAVVITGEGDDAFCSGADIGQYAGSAAEHDPRQKDRQQHFYESVYRAAYDLHPPVIAKINGYCVGGGLILASFCDLRIAVDDAKFGVPTTDIGQIPGGGSTYRVTQLVGEAKVKELVYTAGMIDADEARDIGFVNRVVERDELDATVDDVVAAIQDTGRQAVKNSKRAINFSANAPDIDTAREREAEIWWEQFATEERERLVDEFNE
- a CDS encoding MBL fold metallo-hydrolase, producing the protein MRHEPVSGLDDVHCVDTKMLGNDRQMAAYIVDGDSTAVVDPGLSTGRHRVLDALDELDIAPADLDAIVLTHIHLDHAGAAGFLAERCPNADVYCHERGIEFLADEAKLARLIESVHRAVGDLADEYGTARPIPEERFVPLSDGESIDLGDRTLRAIEAPGHAPHQVCLHSPGDRALFTADECGEYLRGNLLPTTPPPDFDLAANHETLETLRALDVETLLYPHFGPRHDAAGAFREYAEVLDSWVETVRNQWETHGDTDRVIEAFVADGSGPKYRVWDGPVAREITRMDVEGALRYLR
- a CDS encoding CaiB/BaiF CoA transferase family protein translates to MGSEGPLSDLRVVEMTVHRAGPFCGSLLADMGAEVVKIERPGVGDPARTQGVGPENRSAYFMVNNRNKMSVELDLKTEGGREAARELVDEADVFLENFGHGVADKLGLDYETLSDRNEDLVYASIKGYGKTGPKREKKGLDLILQAEGGIMSVTGPEGGEPVKVGQAVGDLTAGLLATVGVLARLHERERTGTGGQFDVGLYDAIVSLMNEYITTYSMNGEVPGPQGRSHQFTVPYQLFETADGHVVTGVPSDERWDDFVDMLGREEIREFRTNEERYENSEEVIGVIQEEFAEKPTEHWLERLTEYGFPNGPLNDVADVVEDEQSSARGLVEDHDDPDWGACLLPGHPIRYPDYETSVDSPAPRLGEHTEAVFADLVSEERLSRWREDGAFGDPE